The window gtttcggttttgggttttcaaaaccgcaccgaaaccgaaaccaaaccgaaaccgcacttttttttttatttagttcattattcAACTAGGTTATACAGAACACTTAAACATTTGGTTTTGGCCGCCAGAACTTATGGGTTTGCACCGACACCGAGTGGGGGTTGCGACTGCGTCTGCGCCTCCTTGCATCTCCGCATCTGCTTTGCGACCTGGTCACCTGCGAGCGACTGCTTCTGCATGTGCTTCTGCCTGCGAGCGACTGCTTCTGCATCTGCTTCTGCCTGCCTGCATCTACCTCTGCGAGCGACTGCTTCTGCCTGCATCTACCTCTGCGAGCGACTGCCTGACTGATTTCATCTCTGCTTTGTTGTTGTATGTTGCTGTTGTATTTATCAGAAATTTCTCATCAGAATGATGTATTTAAGTAGCAATCATGAACTCTGTTTAGTGTATCCTTGCTCACATTACCCTTGCTAAAATCCGGTTCTTGGTGGGATGAGAAGTTATGGGAACAATTCCATCACTTCTCTGACTCTGTATATCTGCCATCTGCATAAGAAAATTTATGGTATTCTTGCATGATTTCACATGTGGAATAGCTTCTTTGAGAAGAGATTATGTAATATGTCTTGGGGTTTAATTATTTAAGTGGTAAAAGCAAGGTGTGGGTTTCTATAGTTCTGCTCTAGCTAGCAAAATGAACAATCGGTCACCCAAATTTTTACGTTATGACATATAAGTTCATAGTTTTTGCATTGCCTGAAGTTGTTTAACTGCCATCggtttgatttgttttctcTTGTTTATTTCTCATGcaaatttctttgtttgttgatGTTTATCCTCTTGATTTGAAGAATTCTTTGTCTCCCCGCGTTGTAGGACTATCGTTTTACACCAAGTTGAGAAGGGGTTATCTGAAGCGTTCTCTCAGTATGGACAAGTGATAGAATTTGCATTCAAATGCAAGAATACTGAGGCAACTATCTCTAAACTGATTATATTCTGTCATCTTGTTCTTAAACCTTATTTATTTTTGGCAGCCCAAATTGTATCGGACAGAGTCTCAGAAAGATCGAAAGGATTTGGATTCGTGACCTTTGCTTCAGAAGATGAAGCCCACAAAGCCTTGGAGAAGATGAATGGCAAGGTAATTCCTTGTTTTCTGTTTTCGTTAATCCATTTGAATCTTGCCATATTAAATAACTCCAAAATGACATATTCAAAACACTCACAGCCACTGAATGGACGCGTTATTTTTGTGGACTATGCAAAGCCGAGAACCAATTATGGCAGTGGAATGCCGATTGCAAGAGGACCTCCTGATTCGATAAAAGACGGTTTATCTACTTATGCAAGGTCTTCTATTCGCTGGGGCGCACTTGCAGGAAGGATTAAATGCGGGGAAAATCAAATTCATGTGAGTTTGCTGTATTATCTTATCCTCCCTATTTAATCTGTGACTGCGTTGATTCACCGTCTTCACTGCACCATTTGTTGTTTTCAGTTTGTTAATCTATGCATGGACCACTACTGTAACCCGTTCTCAACCGATGAACTTCAAACTATGGTGCGTATCGCGTCATTTTGCCTTCCTCCCTATTTATTCAGCTATTACATATCCAATTGTATTGATTCCTGCTACATTATAATAGAAATGTGAAGTACAAAGTCAATTTAAAAACCTAATATCTATCTATTTTCTTAGTATAAAATCCTAATATCTATCTATGTTCTTCTTTCGTATTTTATTTCAGTCAAGATATGAAGAATCCAGCAAGCATAGTGGGATTGGTTACTCTTCTATTGGTGATCAAGTTGAATTTTAGTAGATGTGAATTATGTGATGCgtttttgtgcagttttttgttgcagttttgtgcagttttgtgcagtttttggtgcagttttggtgCAGTTGTGGTGTAATTTTTGCTGCAGTTTAGCTGCTgttttttgtgcagttttgtgcagttttttgcTGCAGGTTTGGTACAATTCTTGGTCTTGTTTTGTTGCAGGTTTGGTACAGTTTTTGGTGCAATTTTGGTgcatattcattaattaatatacaaGGAAAATAAGACCATCTTATACATAAATATgggtatattttaaattgtacattttttcctcaaaaaccaaaccgaaaccgtttgaaaccgcaccgaaccgaaccaaacggtttggtttcatttcggttttggcttcaaaaccgcaccgcaccgcaccgcaaaaagtttcgatttcggttgtggtttcactcgaaaccgcaccaaaccgcaCCGCGCCCACCCCTAGCGACTAACATATTATTCATCGTGCaaaatccttcctctttttttattcaaaatcaGCCTTGTGCAGAGGCAAACTGCAAAAAAATTGCAGATTGTGCCTCTACACTCATCCCTGCGATTTTGCTGAATCTGGTAtccatcattttcattttctctcaattttatcATCTAAACTACtccctccatcttctctaggTTGATCGAGCTATCTCGGTGTGTTTGGTAAGCGTTTTTTGTCGTTACGGTAAAagtattaatgtaaattcatactAACGCCATTAATTTCGTTCTCTATAGGGACATTGTGTGTGATTAGCGATTGGTGGATAACGATTGAGAAGGTAATTtcttcgttttattttttaaacatacaccattaattaaattatgttgaactTAGTTTGTGATGTTTATATTGTgctatgaaattatatttatattatgttgttaaatttgtacttgacgtacaaatatgtgttgtgatgtacatagttaattgaaattaacttcgtacttgttttttatttttagtaaaacttagtttcccgtttaaggattagttggatttcgcgcatggatgcgaaagcatgactgcggtccaattaattcttgaattgtcccattatttggacaATTTGGGAATGCACAGTTATGACGCATTGTTTATGGTTGAAGGATTAGGTTTCGGTTGTGGAGATTTCGGTATCATCTATGTACGTTCTTTAGGTCGTACACCTGAAGAACTATATCGAAATGCTGCCGAAATTCATCCACGTCGAAATCTAATCTGATGTAGCCGTAAATTACGTGACATAACTATGCATTATTAGTTTGTATgaagttgttgtgattgttgtatTGTTATTATGGTTCTAGGAATTATGGACATGACGTGGATACATAATCCGAATAGATGCACGGACGAATACTTGGATGGAATCGAGGATTttatttgttggaaatgtgccctaaaaccaatcatatgatgatactttacggacatttcacatgttaaactaatctagtttaatatcaagggcaaagattattgttttaagccgtttcatataaatgttatatgcttaaacgataagtccaaggaatatgtaattaggagaatgtgatttaaacaagttagattaatgaaaccattctctttcttatacatatcctaaacgttcctgatcataggattgctaattgggcattgacagtccgttaagatcagtacatgctacgtcttctcttagtgagagtgactagtcttgagtcattggtgtgattgacaccaagacaagcatgtaggtgctcaatagcgaatgagtccactgaacacgatcaacgaggaattctcatactcatgtcacatgagaactcatggttgggataatgcaaagtagtcctttgacctgaggcatcatagttgtcttgtggttaagtccttgatctttgattgtgttaaagtcactccattcgagggtgtccacgacatagttgaggttaagccacttagccatggaggcgagtgaatgcgcaacaagggatctctaacctttaaaccgtttagaggagaatactctatgatatgattaagaatctctggccagagtatgaatgagatttaggaagtcgttccaaatctcattcaaggtaatcatataagcacatgtatcacattggatagtagacatgaataaactatcaatccaaacaatgtggtcaagagtattgtattagagaaagaccgtattgcattgtaatcctaaactaaataggttctccacctcttctgattagcttgggtaaccatgatatgctgctaggtgtcactcatggtttgtggaagccctaaacgtgtataatcactaaagggagaattgaaagtaagtttcaattcacaatcgatttgaaatggttttaatcgcccactgcctcgctaaaaggaacctaattgatcgtacatcgtgcaaggcagagattgaagaaacaatggagatgagtaagattaattaaatggtttaattatttatggcaaggattaattaatatgttaattaatcaaacgaatcaagtttgttaaaagaccacgggttagttttgggcctcaaggcccaatgggtttcgaacgtcaagcccattgacttaagttgtatgacaacttaatgacaaataattcacaaaggccttaaaagcccaatgaaaccctatggccagCCATTtagttaaaggagtgggttttggacttatttacaagtttgccactccaatgaattaaggtataaatatgactttatagccaaaattcatttagggtttcttttagagaattggagagaacatatatctctcttttctctctaagaggccggccttcttggagggtttagctagcaatcctactactccaaggtcactcatttcttctccaatctaaccttggtgaagagacttagaggttctcaattttgggaacttggagaaccatttcatccatccaaatccatagatctaagatgcaaggaatgaaggccctctctttgggtgattagcttttccttatgcaaagaggaatctacaaaggtataatttctcaactaacaaatgttgttttaagttgagtcaaggttcaccaatctactaggctttgaatttaatgggtaatgttttgtttttgagtgcatgcaagcatgattctgcctttaatttgttaattgcatgctgtagatgttgctcaaatgaacatgtttttcacaatatTTTCTTCATTATTGACTTTGTAAGTACACACAACCCGGGTGCAACTAGAATCCGGTGTCCttgtaggaggtgtaacaaTACGTTAAGGAAGACAATAGAaaatgttcgatttcatttagtaaggaaTGGAATGATTGAGACATATAATACTTGGAACTATCATGGGGAACAATTAGACAGTGCTTCGTCTTCAAATGCCACAAAAGTGGATAATTGAACCTATTGTCGATCCTAATGAACAAGTCGTGGATATTATAAATGATGCTTTTCCATTTGCATCGACAAACACAAATCACGAAGAGGAAGATGACATGCCTACACCAATGGGCAGTGCAGAGttcgaacaatatgaaaaactattaaaaaattgCCAACCAAGAGTCATACTCGGGGTGCAAAAGCTTTTCTATTCTCACGGCCATTGTGGAACTAATCCATGGAAAAATAAAGCATCGTATGTCGAACCGgtgttttgattactttttaGGGGTTTTCAAGAGAATGTTTCCGAAGGACAATTGTTTGTTGAAAGACCATAGAGACGCGCAAAAGGTGTTGAAAGGTCTTGGATTgggttatgaaaaaattcatgcttgcaaaaacaattgtattttattctacaaAGAGTATAAAACATTGGATAAATGCCCTGTATGCAATGAGTCGAGGTTCAAAATGACATCTCATAATAGAACCACTAAGATCCCACAAAAAGTCATGCGCTATCTGCCCCTGAAACCTAGGTTGCAGCTATTGTATATGTCGTCGCATACTACCACATAAATGAGATGGCATAAGGAAAAATGGGTAGACGACGATGTGATGCGACATCCTGCAGATGAGGAGGCATGGAAAGAGTTCGATCCACCGTTCCCCAAGTTTGCTGCTGATTTTTGTAACGTTAGATTGGGACTTGCCACTAACGGATTTAATCCGTTTGgggttttaaaccaacaccacaaTACTTGGCCGATTTTCGTATTTTCGTATAATTTACCACTatggaaatgtatgaaaaaagaatacatgatgaTGACTCTATTGATAACTGAAGATCCTGGTAGGTCAATTGATGTATACTTATTGCCGTTGGTGGATGAGCTAAAGATTTATGGACACACAGTGTGCGCACATACTATAAATGTACTGGCAAGATGTTCACTTTGCGGGCTGTAGTGATGTGGACTGTGAACGATTTCCTTGCATATGCAATGGTTTCTGGATGGAGCACTAGGGGTTATATGGCATGCACTATATGCAAGGAAGACATAACATCTAGTTGGCACGCTagaaaagtttgttaccttggTCATCGAAGATGGTTTCCTTGGGACCACGAGTGGTGAGAGAAGGATAAAGAGTTTGACAGGGAGAAAGAGTATCGCCTCAGACCCAGAGAATGGTTCGGTGCTCAGATTTTGGAACAGCTTAACTGTTTGGATTTTGTTCCTTTCGGGACCAATGTCACTAGGACAAGACCTGCTACAGATATAAACTAGATACACAAGTCTATGTTTTTTGAGCTCCCGTATTGGTTTAAACTAAAATTGAGATACAACCTTGATGTcatgttgagaaaaatatatttgaCACATTGGTCGGCACAATTCTAGATATTGAAGACAAGGCAAAGGACATGATCAAAGCTCGTCTTGATTTGGAACGAATAGGAATACGATGGggtttatggatgaataggGTCAATGATAATCTTGCATTTGTTTCAATGAAACCGAATGACAagaaagaatttttaaagtttttatcgtTTGTAAAGTTTCCCGATGGGTATGCTTCAAATATCGCACATTGTGTAAACATTGACGGGGGTAAATTAGCTGGCTTAAAGAGTCATGACTGCTATGTGATTCTTCAACGCCTACTTCCTGTGAGTATTCGACATCTCTTGCCACCCGATGTAGTGAAACCAATTATGTTGTCCAGTTTTCTTTCACAATTGACTTCAAAAATGTTACGAAGAACAGAGGTTAATCAGTTCTGCCATGACATTGTGCAAGTTctatgcaagtttgagatgatatttCCTCCAGCCTTCTTCACAAGTATGATATGGTTCACTTACGAAAGGAGGCATTGCTTACTGAACCAGTCAACTTtcgatggatgtatccaatagaaAGGTATATATTCCTCGTCTTTTTTATTAATCGATATTAAATATATTACGATTAGTAATATGTGTATcgtatcattttcttttggcaAGCTTCTCGGATACTTGAAGAAAAGCGTACGAAACAAAGCGAAGCCCGAAGGATCCATTATACATGCTTGGGTGTTATATGTGGCACTTACATTTTGTGGAATGTATTTATAAGATGTTGGGACAACTTTCAATCGTCCTCATTGCAATAATGACGGGGGTGtgagaaaggagaaactttCAGTTTTTGCCCAGGTCGCTCGACCATTCGAAGATCCTATTTGTGGCGAGTCGTTTTCCAAGAAGGACATGGATGTAGCACATTGGTTCGTACTCAACAATTGTGACGAGACACTATCACACCTAGACGAGCATGAAAATATGATGAAGCAGGCACATTCTTCACCGTGAATTGTTTTCGCAGTGGTTTCTCGAATATGTAAGTTTAAAGTGTTTTGTATTGGACATATATATTGTACCAATTAAGTTGCTCGAACTAACAAATTTAAATACTTGTCTAATATTAGGTGAATCAACTAAAAGCATCGAATTCCCCCGCGTACAGTGAAGAGTTATATAACTTAGCGTTCAGACCAATTTGCGTTGAATTGTACTCGGGCTGCCATGTCAAAGGTGTCAAGTTCTTAACGGCTGCATGAGATGACAAGTTGTGTACACAAAACAGCGGTGTTTATGTCCCCAGAGGAAGCGAAAGTACAGACATTGAATTTTATGGCAAACTAACAAGTGTcgtgcaattgctttacaaagaccgGTGCCAAGTGATCCTATTTAAGTGTCGATGGTTTGATACACACCCAAATAGGCATGGAAGTGTGAAAACAGATCATGGATTACTATCAGTGAACACTACCAAAACTTGGTACGACGACGACCCTTACATATTAGCAACCATGGCAAAACAAATTGTGTATCTAGATGACCCTAAATCCGGGAGAGGTTGGAAAGTTGTTAAGAAGATGGATCATAGGAACGTGTATGCTATACCAGAACAAGACCATATTGACGACGACATCAACAATGTTGCTGACCAACGTCTTAAATCTTTCATGGAAAGTGGTGCGGAAACACTCCGAGATACTAATCTTATCCAAGAACCATTTCAGATAGATGGAGTATCTTCAATCGAAATACCGATTCAGTCTATCACGATTGACCTCGGTAATATTCCACGATACGATGGTCCAGTGCGCACGAACGACGATGGTGACGTACCTATCGATGATAAGGAATGGGACACTGAAAATGATGATAGTGACGAAAGTGAAAGTTATTATAGTTCAGATGAAGATTAAGgcaatttatttgtaattttttttgtaaaacacaTGAAATGTTTAATGCATTATATAGAGTGATGGAAAAAATGGTATGAATGATTCCCATTTTATATGTGAATTACTTTGTAAAtaaagttgttttgtttgtattttataataaattgtaaacaaaataaaaaaaaaccaatttaaaACACAATTGCGCGatgaataaaatatttttggtcGCGTAAATATACTTTGCGCAACGAAATATATGTATTCGTCGCCCACATGTCTGAAAATTCAATTAAAGCGCTTTTTTTCgggaaattttaaaaaacttgCTCGACGAATAAATATGTTTCGTCACTCAAAGTatatttgcgcgacgaaatataTTTATTTGTCGCACAAATGTCTGAAAATTCAAATAAAGCGCTTTTTTTCGaggaaattttaaaaaacttgCGCGACGATTGTTTAGCCTTGCGAGACAAACACTCCGTCACGTAATATCCTATATTATTAACCCCCGTGTGTCTTGTTCCTCCCTTACTTCCCTCGTCTTCCTTTTTTCCCCGCGCGATACCCTATCTTTCCTTCCTCTCTATCTTCGTCCGTCTTTCCTTCACTCACCTCGTCTCTCCATCCCTCTCTCAGTGCGTCGCCTCTTTTTCTCCAACAGGTAATTTCCTCTTCagtttttagtttcaattttgtttattgattggtggttagaattagggtttttattttttcaaattgggGGCGTTggggttagatttagggttcGTCAATTGGAGGTTACATTTAGGTTCTTAAATTAGATTTTTTAGGGTTCTTAATTGGGGTTAGATTTAGGTCTTAACTTAGGGGAACGATTTTGGGCAGTGAGGTTAGATTAGGTTTTCTGAAATTGGGGGTTAAATTAGgggttttttaatttcaagtaCAGGGTTCGAATTAGGGGTTTTCTAATTTAAGTACAGGGTTCTTAAATTAAGGATTTGCATTGTTGACTTCCACGATTTGTTGATATATAATGGGGTATTACCCTTTGTTGTTGTCTTATTAATATGATAGACTCAATTGTGTTGCTTGTTGAATTTGGCCTCCCAATTTTGAAGTTACATTTACGTTTTGATATTAATCTTTCTTTTTTGCATAGTAATTTGAATTCCTCCATTATAGtttagattatatatatattagatttTCATGAGAGGTATTAGCAAACTTCTTtcaattattttcatatttctaCATCTCCAAAATCATTGAATCTGCCCATATGCATTCAGAAAATGCTTTTGACCAGCCAATGGACTGGAATTCCCATATGTTTATTTCAATTAACAAGTTCATTTGAAATCAAATCAACAATTAGCAATCCTTTTGTAGCCATTGAAGTTGTAAGCATGTGAAAACAGAATCAAAATCTTTGTGTACTAAACTAATTGATTGCCAATTTTGTAGATGTTTCACCTGATTAGAACCCGGAGGCCAATGACTTCTACACCTAGTCCGACGGCTACACCTAGTTCGACGACTATACCTACTACTGCGgccatgttggaagtatgcccacaaagccactcatttgatgtaatagcttttggaatacttattgtattaaacttttatgtgtttaatgaagggcaaagcttattgttaatcactatttattgtatcatgtgtttaagcaataagggaatccaaggaatgtatttgatctaagagataagtgatttaagtaagttagattatcgagacctttctcttatgttcattcctaaaacgttcctagccataggattgccaattgggcattgacaatccgctaaggttagtatgtgttatgtcgactcaagcgtgagtatgactagtctcatgtcatttagtgttggacactaaggcaaacacataggtgctcgaaagagtgatcgagtacactgaacaacgatcaaaagagagtttgagCATAcgtgtcatgtaagaactcgaaagttgcaatatgcaaagtagtcctttgacctgaggcatcatagatgtctaatggttaggtccttgatctttgatcatgtcaaaggcattccattggagtgtccacgacattgttgtggtcaagctacctagtcatgtaggcatatgaatgcacaacaaggaatgtctaaccttccatggtggaaggagaatactctaagatatgattcgagagtctttggccaaagcatatgaatatgacttaggaagtttgttccaaatcatattcaaatgaatcatatagataagtatcacattggatagtagacatgaaacaaactatcacctgaaacaatgtgattaagagtattgtattagagaaggactgtattgcattgtagttgtaactggataggttctccaaccacttctacttagcttgggtaactatgatatgctgctaggtgtcactcatggtttgtggaagccctaaagattagcaaacactaattttaagggagaattgaaatgtggtttcaattcacaatcgatcgttaagagtaacaattgcccactacctcgctaaatggaacctaatggatcgtacaccgagtaaggatgttggtgaagaaattaaatgaaatagataagcaattaaatggtttaattgaagaatggtcaaggttaattaattagttaattaattatacgaaatgttcgtattgggcttatatgttggttttgggtttcgaggcccaaaagcgttttggtccacaaggcccattatgtttaagttgtatgacaactaaaacaaaatgggcaattagcccaatcaatttgatatggccggccattagggtgagaagtgtcaaacttggattaattacaagtttgccactcacatgtgatgaagtataaattcaactttacagctttattttcatttagggtttttcttggtgaaatgaggtgaaacattttctctcattctctctaaagaggccggccacctagggaagaaatagctagcaatctcttcttccctaagtcatccatttcatcttcacatcacatccttggtgaagagacttagagacatcaagcttttgatgttttggagaacaaatctcaaatcctcaaagaagcaaaggagcactaaaaggaggaaaatcacaaggaatatccaagaagcaaggaggtgacttgaaggccctccacttgggtgaatcccttgtgtaatcaaggatgagcttcaagggtaaagaaactctaaatctttccttctctttaatgttgttaaagagtttattggttcaccatatactaggctttgaaagtcatgggttttatgaattgtttttggatgcatgtctactttaatgtgttaatagtttgcatatgtattcaaatgttcttacttgttcttagctaggacaaaaattttccttcaagtggtatcagagcctagacctagtttatggtgaatccttttgggttttgtgatttttcatgatttgtgatttaaatgttgtaaatgttacaagctttgttcttgctttgaatataaattttgcttgaaaatttagcatctcaaatgttgtagatgtatttcatttaagcatgaatattggaactaaaatttggtgccatgtttgttgggaaattcggccaaatccaaagggtgattttttttgttcatgtttgtcttgttaaaatggttttaaagtgacttttggaacccctaagtaccctaggatattaaccctcttttgagtagtgaaaatttgagttttggtgagtgaaaacattcatggagctattatgagttttcatgagtgttcttcaatgttcttgaagttcttgccaagaacaaaaagttttgaagttttgattcaaaagttttatgttttttcataaagttttggtatatAATTGATGGGTGATGTTTATTGGTGAAACATGTTTAATGCCtttaatgttttacaaaacattttcttacaaaccatctaAATCACCTTTATCTCACCTACCAAATAaacttgcaaaaactttttagaaattttttttcacttgttcTCTCATGGCCGGCCAACCTTTacaatagggtatttttgggccttttgtgcaattacataaagttttgatacttttgtgtttttgcattttggcccaaaagtttacgtattttTGCGTAAAggtccaaaatcactaaaggacaaattgttttgttcctttaatgaagttttaggaattattaaaattttgggttctagttgtaattacatgaagttgtggactcttgtgtttttacaaagtgaccccaaaagtttttgtttattaaataatggcccaattgttgtggtcattgGTTTTGGTCCAAAttaaatgagaacaaaatagttttgtctctttaaatgagaattggattttcattttatttagttccatttaaatcaattctatgaatccaaaaaccaattgtttaagttgctttcttagttaatgtgattgattaagaaaatggtgattatgaaccaaaggcctcgataattgagctatgtgattggccgctttacattatgaatgtttgggttaagtagtttagatttgaatgtaatttgattaactcaatttgttgtaaatggacataagtccatcttatgtgttgtaaaagggcataagcccttctctttatttcaagtattcctttttgtttaaatgtatgcaaattggaatagttgggtccaacgcccaataggaaataacggtttaattagattaaacgcgtaactaaaatcaacaactatctaccttaaacccaaggtccaacacaaggctcgtgttggatcaaatcaaacggttcataatcatcctaaaacctaatatgactatatagtccatatgaggatgcaatgcgttcgttagtagttccatatagtctcgcttgtttcaatgaaacagtgggagtattatatgctactaatttatataaacttggaccaatagttgtgataggcccaagttcttttaataagattaaaatgattttgatgtagcccaacactactccctcaacaaaacgaatattaagttgataagcgagagatgttttgaacatctcttcgtaggccttccaccgtggtgggctccaatcgtttgtgactcctacaccggcttcaccctatcatggggaagttcaaagtatgtgcttacatcctggaggagtccataaacatatgatgaagtgagtgtaggcaacgaggatggccgacatcgtatcatcgtgaggctattcttgaacccctacacgaactaagcatggtgggaataacttaactaagtgcaatggtgccgacatcgtatcatcgtgaggcaacattctctagaggccaaactagatgggtaattacaaaagttgtaaatgaataaagcgttattttctcatcatta is drawn from Malus domestica chromosome 14, GDT2T_hap1 and contains these coding sequences:
- the LOC103454662 gene encoding glycine-rich RNA-binding protein 7-like — protein: MGLHRHRVGVATASAPPCISASALRPGHLRATASACASACERLLLHLLLPACIYLCERLLLPASTSASDCLTDFISALLLTIVLHQVEKGLSEAFSQYGQVIEAQIVSDRVSERSKGFGFVTFASEDEAHKALEKMNGKPLNGRVIFVDYAKPRTNYGSGMPIARGPPDSIKDGLSTYARSSIRWGALAGRIKCGENQIHVSLLYYLILPI